One segment of Agromyces albus DNA contains the following:
- a CDS encoding S8 family serine peptidase: MSSSRRPVQAFARAAATVVAATLLALACAAPAHADTVRDLEYWLNDYGFTTAWQTSRGKGVTVAVIDTGVNGNVAELRGAITDGTDVSGLGSPDGQTPVGEESHHGTMVASLLAGRGSGEGTGVIGVAPEADIITASVAFGQDTGAVKSNDEQIAEAVRWAVDSGADVINMSLTRNTADWPESWDDAFMYAFDHDVVVVAAAGNRGSGTTQVGAPATIPGVLTVAGVDRNKNASFDASSQGITIAVSAPSEKLVGVLPDGGYVQWDGTSASTPLVAGLVALIRSEYPDLDAANVIERLIKTADPNGQQVPSPLYGWGIIDPVEALTAEVPEVETSPLGSLADWIKLHRRAEAPIPDTEGDTPQEIVPIADPPPPRSDAAQTLLPTPWTLAYVTVPLSLVAGFGTLAALLGIGATRHTRRIVRSRGQ; the protein is encoded by the coding sequence GTGAGTTCCTCCCGCCGGCCCGTCCAGGCCTTCGCGAGGGCCGCCGCCACCGTGGTCGCCGCTACCCTGCTCGCCCTCGCGTGCGCTGCGCCGGCGCACGCCGACACCGTGCGCGACCTCGAGTACTGGCTGAACGACTACGGCTTCACGACCGCGTGGCAGACCTCGCGCGGCAAGGGCGTCACGGTCGCGGTCATCGACACTGGCGTGAACGGCAACGTCGCCGAGCTGCGCGGCGCGATCACCGACGGCACGGATGTCTCGGGCCTCGGCTCGCCCGACGGCCAGACGCCGGTGGGCGAGGAGAGCCATCACGGCACGATGGTCGCCTCACTGCTCGCCGGTCGCGGCAGCGGTGAGGGCACCGGAGTCATCGGCGTCGCGCCCGAGGCCGACATCATCACGGCGTCGGTCGCATTCGGACAGGACACCGGTGCGGTGAAGTCCAACGACGAGCAGATCGCCGAGGCCGTGAGGTGGGCCGTCGACAGCGGCGCCGACGTCATCAACATGTCGCTCACGCGCAACACCGCCGACTGGCCCGAAAGCTGGGACGACGCCTTCATGTACGCGTTCGACCACGACGTCGTCGTGGTCGCGGCGGCGGGCAACCGAGGGAGCGGCACCACCCAGGTGGGCGCCCCGGCCACGATTCCGGGCGTGCTGACCGTCGCGGGCGTCGATCGCAACAAGAATGCGAGTTTCGACGCGAGCTCGCAGGGCATCACGATCGCGGTCTCCGCTCCGAGCGAGAAGCTCGTCGGGGTGCTTCCCGACGGCGGCTACGTGCAGTGGGACGGAACGAGCGCATCGACGCCGCTCGTGGCCGGTCTCGTCGCGCTGATCCGTTCGGAGTATCCCGACCTCGATGCGGCGAACGTCATCGAACGGCTCATCAAGACCGCCGATCCGAATGGGCAGCAGGTGCCGAGCCCGCTCTACGGGTGGGGCATCATCGATCCCGTCGAGGCGCTCACCGCCGAGGTTCCCGAAGTCGAGACGAGTCCGCTCGGCAGCCTCGCCGACTGGATCAAGCTGCACCGGCGGGCGGAGGCCCCGATACCCGACACCGAGGGCGACACCCCGCAGGAGATCGTGCCGATCGCCGATCCGCCGCCGCCGCGCTCGGATGCCGCGCAGACGCTGCTGCCGACACCGTGGACACTCGCCTATGTGACGGTGCCGCTCTCGCTCGTCGCCGGATTTGGTACGCTAGCAGCGCTGTTGGGCATCGGCGCCACTCGGCATACCAGGCGGATCGTCCGCTCTCGCGGGCAGTGA
- a CDS encoding DUF501 domain-containing protein, which produces MSRPPFEPASERDIRIVSAQLGRPARDVVGIPARCVCGSPTVVATAPRLSDGTPFPTLYYLTHPVATAAMSFLEAAQLMVECTELLAADPEVAAAYERAHLDYLADRESIDVVPEIAGISAGGMPTRVKCLHSLAAHSLSAGPGENPIGDIALERSSWTPEVCRCPDYGVDDLDNSDDSDDADAATEARA; this is translated from the coding sequence ATGAGCCGCCCGCCCTTCGAGCCGGCGAGTGAGCGCGACATCCGCATCGTGTCGGCCCAGCTCGGCCGACCGGCGCGTGATGTCGTCGGCATCCCCGCGCGTTGCGTATGCGGTTCGCCCACGGTCGTGGCGACGGCTCCCCGGCTCTCCGACGGCACGCCGTTCCCGACCCTCTATTACCTCACCCACCCGGTCGCGACCGCGGCGATGTCGTTCCTCGAGGCCGCGCAGCTCATGGTCGAATGCACCGAGCTGCTCGCCGCCGATCCCGAGGTCGCCGCCGCATACGAACGCGCTCACCTCGACTACCTCGCCGACCGCGAGTCGATCGACGTGGTTCCCGAGATCGCGGGCATCTCCGCCGGCGGCATGCCGACTCGCGTGAAGTGCCTGCACTCGCTCGCCGCCCACTCGCTCTCGGCCGGCCCGGGGGAGAACCCCATCGGCGACATCGCCCTCGAGCGCTCGAGCTGGACGCCCGAGGTGTGCCGCTGCCCCGACTACGGGGTCGACGACCTCGACAACTCCGACGACTCCGATGACGCGGATGCCGCAACGGAGGCCCGCGCGTGA
- a CDS encoding FtsB family cell division protein — MKGDTPRPGPARTASVRSGWLSGIRFSGFSLIMMGVLVLGVVVLAPTVAAFAQQRQQIAEMRAEVSEQEEDVQRLRDERERWNDETFIVTQARERLYYVMPGEVSYLVIDDRSEAAMADTATEVSAEVTESKGDWMRTLLDSVMTAGLAPDPSAPADPVVPTDPAASTTPTTEGSDG, encoded by the coding sequence ATGAAGGGTGACACGCCGCGCCCCGGCCCCGCAAGAACCGCTTCGGTTCGCTCGGGGTGGCTCAGCGGCATCCGCTTCTCGGGGTTCTCGCTCATCATGATGGGCGTGCTCGTGCTCGGGGTGGTCGTGCTCGCGCCCACCGTCGCGGCGTTCGCGCAGCAGCGCCAGCAGATCGCCGAGATGCGAGCCGAGGTCTCCGAGCAGGAAGAAGACGTGCAGCGCCTCCGCGACGAACGCGAACGCTGGAACGACGAGACCTTCATCGTGACCCAGGCCCGCGAGCGCCTCTACTACGTGATGCCGGGCGAAGTGAGCTACCTCGTGATCGACGACCGTTCAGAGGCCGCGATGGCAGATACCGCGACCGAGGTCTCCGCCGAGGTCACCGAATCGAAGGGCGACTGGATGCGCACCCTGCTCGACTCCGTGATGACCGCAGGGCTCGCGCCCGATCCGAGCGCTCCGGCGGATCCGGTGGTCCCTACGGATCCGGCGGCGTCGACCACGCCCACGACCGAGGGGAGCGACGGATGA
- the eno gene encoding phosphopyruvate hydratase, protein MAFIEAVGAREILDSRGNPTVEVEVLLDDGSLARAAVPSGASTGAFEAYELRDGDSDRYLGKGVQKAVDAVLDELGPAIEDLDAADQRLVDTALLQADGTENKSRLGANAILGVSLAVAKAAADSADLPLFRYLGGPNAHVLPVPMMNIINGGAHADTGVDIQEFMVLPIGAPTYSEGLRWGVETYHALKSLLKSKGLSTGLGDEGGFAPDFEHNRAALDFISEAIGKAGFTLGTDIALGLDVAATEFYENGVYHFEGKERTAAEMNAYYGELAAAYPLISIEDPLDENDWEGWADLTSELGTKLQLVGDDLFVTNPKRLADGIAKHAGNSILVKVNQIGSLTETLDAVKLAQRSGYTAVLSHRSGETEDTTIADLAVATDCGQIKTGAPARSERVAKYNQLLRIEEELGEAAVYAGRTAFPRFTA, encoded by the coding sequence GTGGCATTCATCGAAGCTGTAGGCGCTCGCGAGATTCTCGACTCTCGCGGCAACCCGACCGTCGAGGTCGAGGTGTTGCTCGACGACGGCTCGCTCGCGCGCGCCGCCGTTCCCTCGGGCGCGTCCACGGGCGCCTTCGAGGCGTACGAGCTGCGCGACGGCGACAGCGACCGCTACCTCGGCAAGGGCGTTCAGAAGGCTGTCGACGCCGTGCTCGACGAGCTCGGCCCGGCCATCGAAGACCTCGACGCCGCCGACCAGCGCCTCGTCGACACCGCCCTGCTGCAGGCCGACGGCACCGAGAACAAGAGCCGTCTCGGCGCGAATGCGATCCTCGGCGTGAGCCTCGCCGTGGCGAAGGCCGCCGCCGACTCGGCCGACCTGCCGCTCTTCCGCTACCTCGGCGGCCCGAACGCCCACGTGCTGCCCGTGCCGATGATGAACATCATCAACGGCGGCGCGCACGCCGACACGGGCGTCGACATCCAGGAGTTCATGGTGCTGCCGATCGGCGCGCCGACCTACTCCGAAGGCCTCCGCTGGGGCGTCGAGACGTACCACGCGCTGAAGAGCCTGCTGAAGTCGAAGGGCCTCTCCACCGGCCTCGGCGACGAGGGCGGCTTCGCCCCCGACTTCGAGCACAACCGTGCCGCGCTCGACTTCATCTCCGAGGCGATCGGCAAGGCGGGCTTCACGCTCGGCACCGACATCGCGCTCGGACTCGACGTCGCGGCGACCGAGTTCTACGAGAACGGCGTCTACCACTTCGAGGGCAAGGAACGCACCGCCGCCGAGATGAACGCGTACTACGGCGAGCTCGCCGCGGCGTACCCGCTCATCTCCATCGAAGACCCGCTCGACGAGAACGACTGGGAGGGCTGGGCCGACCTCACCTCGGAGCTCGGCACCAAGCTGCAGCTCGTCGGCGACGACCTATTCGTCACGAACCCGAAGCGACTCGCCGACGGCATCGCCAAGCACGCGGGCAACTCGATCCTCGTGAAGGTGAACCAGATCGGCTCGCTCACCGAGACGCTCGACGCGGTGAAGCTCGCGCAGCGCTCCGGCTACACCGCGGTGCTCTCGCACCGTTCCGGCGAGACGGAAGACACCACGATCGCCGACCTCGCCGTCGCGACCGATTGCGGTCAGATCAAGACGGGCGCGCCCGCCCGGAGCGAGCGCGTGGCCAAGTACAATCAGCTTCTGAGGATCGAAGAGGAACTCGGTGAGGCCGCGGTGTACGCCGGCCGCACGGCGTTCCCCCGCTTCACGGCGTGA
- the hisS gene encoding histidine--tRNA ligase: MAASVTPPRGMRDFLPAEKAVREHALGVIRDVYAAHGFDEIETPVMEDSSRLHAGLGGDNEKLAFAVMRRGLTAEDLERAAEGVDPLSLADLGLRYDLTVPLARFYATHRAALPPVFRSIQIAPVWRAERPQKGRYRQFVQCDIDIIGEAGHLAELELLTATVATLDALGLGGCVIRLNDRRILAGILDSWAVPPEVRERALITIDKLDKIGPAGVAAELRELGVEPTDASTGLSTDVAAELEALANADWHLADGIVPPPAWLDLDAFAALRELRGALPDAAIEFDPTLVRGMGYYTGTIFEVAHPNLDYSLGGGGRYDGMIGRFLGQEVPACGFSIGFERIVDLLEMRHDAKPRAVVLVYDAETPPATLLAVKGELVASGTRVRLERRTKNLRALLDRVTADGFDAFAPITAETTDAASLAFRDLGA; this comes from the coding sequence ATGGCCGCCTCCGTCACCCCACCGCGTGGAATGCGCGACTTCCTCCCGGCCGAGAAGGCAGTGCGCGAGCACGCCCTCGGCGTCATCCGCGACGTCTACGCGGCGCACGGCTTCGACGAGATCGAGACGCCCGTCATGGAGGACTCCTCGCGACTGCACGCGGGGCTCGGGGGCGACAACGAGAAGCTCGCCTTCGCCGTCATGAGGCGCGGGCTCACGGCCGAAGACCTCGAGCGCGCGGCCGAGGGCGTCGACCCGCTCTCGCTCGCCGACCTCGGCTTGCGCTACGACCTCACCGTTCCGCTCGCGCGCTTCTACGCCACCCACCGTGCGGCGCTCCCGCCCGTCTTCCGCTCGATCCAGATCGCACCGGTCTGGCGTGCCGAACGCCCGCAGAAGGGCCGCTACCGGCAGTTCGTGCAGTGTGACATCGACATCATCGGCGAGGCCGGCCACCTTGCCGAGCTCGAGCTCCTCACGGCCACCGTCGCGACGCTCGATGCCCTCGGCCTCGGCGGATGCGTCATCCGCTTGAACGACCGGCGCATCCTCGCCGGCATCCTCGACTCGTGGGCCGTGCCGCCCGAGGTGCGCGAACGCGCCCTCATCACGATCGACAAGCTCGACAAGATCGGCCCCGCGGGCGTCGCCGCCGAACTGCGCGAGCTCGGTGTCGAGCCGACGGATGCCTCGACCGGGCTCAGCACCGATGTCGCCGCCGAGCTCGAAGCGCTCGCGAACGCCGACTGGCACCTCGCCGACGGCATCGTGCCGCCCCCGGCCTGGCTCGACCTCGACGCCTTCGCGGCCCTGCGGGAGCTCCGAGGCGCCCTGCCCGACGCGGCGATCGAGTTCGACCCCACGCTCGTTCGCGGCATGGGCTACTACACGGGCACGATCTTCGAGGTCGCCCACCCCAACCTCGACTACTCGCTCGGCGGCGGCGGCCGCTACGACGGCATGATCGGACGCTTCCTCGGGCAGGAGGTGCCCGCGTGCGGCTTCTCCATCGGCTTCGAGCGCATCGTCGACCTGCTCGAGATGCGCCACGACGCCAAGCCGCGCGCGGTCGTGCTCGTCTACGACGCCGAGACGCCGCCCGCGACGCTCCTCGCCGTGAAGGGCGAGCTCGTGGCATCCGGCACCCGCGTGCGCCTCGAACGCCGCACGAAGAACCTGCGCGCCCTGCTCGACCGCGTGACGGCCGATGGATTCGACGCCTTCGCGCCGATCACGGCCGAGACGACGGATGCCGCGTCGCTCGCGTTCCGCGACCTCGGCGCCTGA
- a CDS encoding MazG family protein produces MESTARATTHLDELIDTVALLRAPGGCPWDADQTHASLVQYLVEESWELIDAIESGDRDEMIEELGDVLYQVLFHADIAAHTDGERFDIQDVAAHMTAKMVSRHPHVFGGDRTAETAADVVSFWDELKADEKPHRTSVLDGIPRGMPALALAQKVLGKAEKVGVTDAASGAASDVPVFADEAELGAALLSTVAAARAGGLDAERALRHAVRAFEDEVRAAEQQGAAG; encoded by the coding sequence GTGGAATCCACCGCGCGCGCGACCACCCACCTCGACGAGCTCATCGACACCGTCGCGCTGCTTCGCGCACCGGGCGGCTGCCCGTGGGACGCCGACCAGACGCACGCCTCGCTCGTGCAGTACCTCGTCGAAGAGAGCTGGGAGCTCATCGACGCCATCGAGTCGGGCGACCGCGACGAGATGATCGAGGAGCTCGGCGACGTGCTCTACCAGGTGCTCTTCCACGCCGACATCGCGGCGCACACCGACGGTGAGCGCTTCGACATCCAGGACGTCGCGGCGCACATGACCGCGAAGATGGTGTCGCGGCATCCGCATGTCTTCGGCGGCGATCGCACGGCCGAGACCGCGGCAGACGTCGTCTCGTTCTGGGACGAGCTGAAGGCCGACGAGAAACCGCATCGCACGAGCGTGCTCGACGGCATTCCGCGGGGCATGCCGGCGCTCGCGCTCGCGCAGAAGGTGCTCGGCAAGGCCGAGAAGGTCGGCGTGACGGATGCCGCATCCGGGGCGGCATCCGATGTCCCGGTGTTCGCCGATGAGGCTGAACTCGGTGCCGCGCTCCTCTCGACCGTCGCGGCTGCACGTGCCGGAGGACTCGACGCCGAACGCGCGCTCCGGCACGCCGTGCGCGCCTTCGAAGACGAGGTGCGCGCCGCAGAGCAGCAGGGCGCCGCGGGGTAA
- the nhaB gene encoding sodium/proton antiporter NhaB: MVREYSIALARNFLGDAPRWYKVTIVAFLALNPLFLLALGPFATGWIFVAEFIFTLAMALKCYPLQPGGLIAIEAVVIGMTSPESVYHETQANFAVILLLMFMVAGIYFMRELLLLVFTKLLVAVRSKLLLSLTFTGVAALLSAFLDALTVIAVIIAVATGLYSVYHRFASNRAIDDEHDHDDDELVNDPMRGDLDRFRHFLRNIMMHAAVGTALGGLATLVGEPQNLLIGELVGWGFVEFLVQMLPVSIPVLIVGLLTTVLLEKTRWFGYGAELPASVREVMERWERAEAAKSGPRRRARLTVQAFTAVALVAALALHLAEVGLIGLMVIVIATAFNGIIHEHSLGHAFQEALPFTALLVTFFAIVAVINDQGLFTPVIDLVLAQDGPQQLTWLFIAAGVLSAISDNVFVATVYITEVANAFNAGTINREQFEALAIAVNAGTNVPSVATPNGQAAFLFLLTSALAPLIRLGYVQMLWMALPYTITMTTTALLAMNFLV; this comes from the coding sequence ATGGTTCGCGAATACTCGATCGCATTGGCGCGCAACTTCCTGGGTGACGCGCCCCGCTGGTACAAGGTGACGATCGTCGCGTTCCTGGCGCTGAATCCGCTCTTCCTCCTCGCGCTCGGGCCCTTCGCCACGGGGTGGATCTTCGTCGCCGAGTTCATCTTCACCCTCGCCATGGCGCTCAAGTGCTACCCGCTCCAGCCCGGCGGCCTCATCGCGATCGAGGCCGTCGTCATCGGCATGACGAGCCCCGAGAGCGTGTACCACGAGACGCAGGCGAACTTCGCCGTCATCCTGCTGCTGATGTTCATGGTCGCGGGCATCTACTTCATGCGAGAGCTGCTGCTGCTGGTATTCACCAAGCTGCTCGTCGCCGTGCGCTCGAAGCTCCTGCTCTCGCTCACCTTCACCGGTGTCGCGGCGCTGCTCTCGGCGTTCCTCGATGCGCTCACCGTGATCGCGGTCATCATCGCGGTCGCGACCGGGCTCTACTCCGTCTATCACCGCTTCGCCTCGAATCGGGCGATCGACGACGAGCATGACCACGACGACGACGAGCTTGTGAACGACCCGATGAGGGGCGACCTCGATCGCTTCCGCCACTTCCTGCGCAACATCATGATGCACGCCGCGGTCGGCACCGCGCTCGGCGGACTCGCGACGCTCGTGGGCGAGCCGCAGAACCTTCTCATCGGCGAGCTCGTCGGATGGGGCTTCGTCGAGTTCCTGGTGCAGATGCTGCCGGTCTCGATTCCCGTCCTGATCGTCGGACTCCTCACGACCGTGCTGCTCGAGAAGACCCGCTGGTTCGGCTACGGCGCCGAGTTGCCCGCATCGGTGCGCGAGGTCATGGAGCGGTGGGAGCGCGCTGAGGCGGCCAAGAGCGGCCCCCGTCGCCGCGCCCGGCTGACGGTCCAGGCCTTCACCGCTGTCGCGCTCGTCGCGGCGCTCGCGCTCCACCTCGCAGAGGTCGGACTCATCGGCCTCATGGTGATCGTCATCGCGACGGCGTTCAACGGCATCATCCACGAGCACTCGCTCGGGCACGCCTTCCAGGAGGCGCTGCCGTTCACGGCACTGCTCGTGACGTTCTTCGCGATCGTCGCCGTGATCAACGACCAGGGCCTGTTCACGCCGGTCATCGATCTCGTGCTCGCGCAAGACGGGCCACAGCAACTGACCTGGCTCTTCATCGCAGCGGGCGTGCTCTCGGCCATCAGCGACAACGTCTTCGTCGCGACCGTGTACATCACGGAGGTCGCGAACGCCTTCAACGCCGGCACGATCAATCGTGAACAGTTCGAGGCGCTCGCGATCGCCGTCAACGCGGGCACGAACGTCCCGAGCGTCGCGACGCCGAACGGCCAGGCCGCGTTCCTGTTCCTCCTCACGTCGGCACTCGCGCCGCTCATCCGGCTCGGCTACGTGCAGATGCTCTGGATGGCCCTGCCCTACACGATCACGATGACGACGACGGCGTTGCTCGCGATGAACTTCCTGGTCTAG